Within Bacillota bacterium, the genomic segment TCTCAATGTATATTCTAGCATAATAGGTCTCATCACGCAGATCGGTGATGACCACCTTGACGATCTTTGCACCTAAAGCTTCGAGCATCGATGCTATCAGGTCATGAGTAATCGGTCTTGGGGGTTGGATTCCTTCCAATTGGATTGTGATCGCGTTGGCCTCAGCCGGTCCAATGACGATGGGAATGAAACCCCGCTCTTGGGTGTCAGTGATCACTACAACCGGTAACATCGACCTTTGGTCAACTCCCACTACTTTGACCTTCATCCTGATCATCTGCCCTCACCCCTCGGTTCGATTTACCCGGTCTCCTCACTTCCGGTATGACTATTATAGCAGATATCAGATTGGGCTTCCAACCGGCCAATAG encodes:
- a CDS encoding bifunctional nuclease family protein, translated to MIRMKVKVVGVDQRSMLPVVVITDTQERGFIPIVIGPAEANAITIQLEGIQPPRPITHDLIASMLEALGAKIVKVVITDLRDETYYARIYIETDKGQIDVDARPSDAIALALRTDCPIYISEQVAAKAMVNNKPIDEEEIEQFKQMLDNLTPEDFRKNLL